The Thunnus thynnus chromosome 19, fThuThy2.1, whole genome shotgun sequence genome contains the following window.
gtgacattttaaaagcCTGGCAGTTTGAGCAAGGTTGCCTTTTCCATATGTACAATACAAAGACAAGCTTCATGTGTGAAGGGGGAaccaaaagtttttttttttttttttttttttttttaagtctgtacTGAACATCTATACTGTACTAGCCTGACTGAGCAGTTCAGTGTGATGCATTGTATTAAACATTAAGTATGTGTGATTAAGACTAGACTGTGGGAGTCCTCCCTCTGAAATGACTAACTGCTCACAGCGTCAATGCGTTTGCAGATGCCCAAACTGACACATTGTGCAGAGAACTGGAAGCCCAAGTAAACTTAGTCTTATAGCAATCTCTAGTGGTGATCAAAAGTATGACAGGGAGCAAGTTTCTGGTCAAGACCATTTAATAAAGGCTTTAAGAATGTAAAAACCATTTAAAAGTATTGCTgtacattttacacattcacTGCCACACACGCACATTAAGAAAACAATCCCatttaaaaatggctaaaagGCCCCATTGGACCTCACTGGACCCTTTACATGGCTGACCCACTTTTAAAGCATGCTACAAGTTTTAAATTTGCAACAGCTTAGCAGCAGTTAAGCTATTAAACAAATGTGAGACATGTTTGACTTACAATCCGTAGCAACTTGTGTAGAATATTCAAATATTGTGTTCAATGATGCTCTaacccaaaaaagaaaaaagtcaaacaataTGTAGTGCATCATATTGCAAACATCCCATGTGAAAAGAGTGCTTTGGGTTGCATTACAGTAGTCATTGGTATCCAAATGACCTTATGCAATAACTTGATAAGACTGAACTGCCATTCACCCCATGATAATGAACAGGCTGTGAGGTCTAAGGGATCAATTTTAGATTTAAATCATAGGTTAAAGCTGCAATGATCAATCAATAACTAAATGCCAATTTTGATAGATTGAGTCATTTGAGTGTACAAATTCTGaatccagcttctcaaatgtgaatatttgctggtgtCTTTAGTCTATGATAGTAACTGAATATCTACACAAGACacttgaagatgtcatcttgggctcttGGAAACAGTTATGTTacaccattttatagaccaactGATTAACATGAATAGTTGCAGCCTGACTATGGATAGCAAGAAATTTAGAAAGATGAACATGTAGCATGCTTTGAAGAGGGCCAGTAAGATACAAGATCTGTAAAAAACAAACCGCTGACTCATCCTCAGGATCAGCGCAATGATCGTCATGTTAAAAGTTAGTTCAACTGTACAAATCAGCACATTGTGCCAAACATGGTCATCTCACTGGGTGAGCTGCTTTGCAAGATCCCTCACCACTGAAGATTTGAGCTGTGAGATGGTGGCAATCCTCATCTGCTTTGAAGTGGAGTATTTGCCTTTGATAGCCTGTAAGAGAAGATGTCACAAGTGTCAGTTGTGTGCCCATCTACAGATTCCCCATTTAACCAGTTAATTAGGTTGCTGTCTGGTTGGAGTTCAGGGAAATCACAGAAAGGTTTGTCAACAACTTACCATATGCTTTGTCTGCCCATCATTCACCTTCACAACATTCTTGGCAATGTGTGCCATCACAGGAATCAAACTCTCTGCTGTGTAGTCCATGTAGTGCTGCAATGTCACATCCTGAGGAGACATTTCAGAAACATGTCAAGAGTTTTTCCTACCATGATCTTAGAGCAGCTCAGATTTAGAGTCATCATTTTATTAATAACCCAAATTTAGGACCAACTAAAGGCCAACAGCTTATTGCACATCTACTGTATTGTGTGTGCTAAAGAAAATGCATGATGGAAATACCAGATCTGTTTGGGGCAGTTAGGAAGGGTCTTTTTGGTTAGTCCAAAGAGTGCTGACAAGAAAACCTAATGTGACTTTGTATCTTGTCAGAATTTACTTAATCCTTGACAAGAGGTTTGTTAATGCACTTAAGTGGCCTCAAAAACCCAGTGTCAAGCTATAATTGTTTGGAATAGAAGAAATCTTGGgcactttaacaaaaaaaaacaaaaacactcaccCATTCTCCAGCATCCAAGATCTTCAGGGTAAGAGCTAGAGCAGCACTCGCCAACATGGAAGGTGGCAAATGAACCATCTCATAGTCAACCATGGTGAGCTCCAGGAGGTATTTTGCCAGGGTGTGCTGCTCTGCAGTCACCTGAGGGGGAGACAAGTTAGAAGTAGATGTTAGtgggtggtaaaaaaaaaaaaaaaaaacaaagcagtcaTTGAATCTAGTTTAAACTAGACTTTGATGCTGCTTCAAACCTCGTAAATCTTTGAAGCCCTTCTGAGGAACTGGAGGGGGAGAGGGCGGCCCAGTTTGAACTTGAGCACCCGCAGGATTGTCATCTCCATGTCTCTGATCTGGGCAGTGGTATAGGCCTTGTCCGTCACATAGGCGAAGTCTGAGATCTCTGGTGGATACATCTCCTCGTATTTGGATGCAAGGAACATGGCAGTCACACCGACAAGCTGCAGCTGCTTCTTGGGGACTGGGTGATCCTGTTGGAAGTGCAAGCACATGCAGATTTTAGAAACTAGTGTGCAGCATGTCAAAGAGGGCCACAACTTTGCCATATCAGAAGCTGCAGCCATCCTTAAGCCAATTGCTCACCTGAAGAAAGCGGTCAATTATTCCCACAGTCATGTACATGGTCTCCTGCAGTAGACGGAACTTCAGGTTCACTTGCACT
Protein-coding sequences here:
- the ccnb1 gene encoding G2/mitotic-specific cyclin-B1, with translation MALRVTRNRLASTRNDLGGKACSVTGPTMKPRAALGEIGNIAINKEPQKKNIKTEAIKKPKVTTKVEKVVVEKPKPENVVPVKPEPEVQVPPEPASPTPMETSGCEPADLCQAFSDVILHTAIRDVDADDYDNPMLCSEYVKDIYKYLRQLEVEQNVRPTYLQGQEVTGNMRAILIDWLVQVNLKFRLLQETMYMTVGIIDRFLQDHPVPKKQLQLVGVTAMFLASKYEEMYPPEISDFAYVTDKAYTTAQIRDMEMTILRVLKFKLGRPLPLQFLRRASKIYEVTAEQHTLAKYLLELTMVDYEMVHLPPSMLASAALALTLKILDAGEWDVTLQHYMDYTAESLIPVMAHIAKNVVKVNDGQTKHMAIKGKYSTSKQMRIATISQLKSSVVRDLAKQLTQ